The Callospermophilus lateralis isolate mCalLat2 chromosome 15, mCalLat2.hap1, whole genome shotgun sequence genome window below encodes:
- the Poll gene encoding DNA polymerase lambda isoform X2 has product MDPRGILKAFPKRKKSHVNPSSKALTKIPKREEGEEAGEWLSSLRAHVVSTGIGRARAELFEKQIVQHGGQICSAQTPGVTHIVVDEGMDCERALRLLRLSQLPPGAQLVKSTWLSSCLQERRLVDTAGFSIFMPNRYVDQPQPSKVDQDSSAPPGTHGILSRTALSPLPPPTRAVSPPQKAEEPSSDDETSDGEGPQVSTADLEALISGRYPTPPEGDGKPGPVPEALDKWVCAQPSSQKMTNHNPHITEKLEVLAKAYSVQGDKWRALGYAKAINALKSFHKPVSSYQEACSIPGIGKRMAEKIMEILESGHLRKLDHISESVPILELFSNIWGAGTKTAQMWYHQGFRNLEDIRSLASLTAQQAIGLKHYDDFLQRMPREEAAEIEQTVRVSAQAFSPGLLCVACGSYRRGKTTCGDVDVLITHPDGRSHQGIFSRLLDSLRQQGFLTDDLVSKEENGQQQKYLGVCQLPGPGRRHRRLDIIVVPYSEFACALLYFTGSAHFNRSMRALAKTKGMSLSEHALSTAVVRNTQGVKMAPGRVLPTPTEKDVFTLLGLPYREPAERDW; this is encoded by the exons ATGGACCCCAGGGGCATCTTGAAGGCATTTCCCAAGAGAAAGAAAAGTCATGTCAATCCATCATCAAAAGCATTGACAAAGATTCCCAAGAGGGAAGAGGGAGAAGAAGCAGGAG AGTGGCTGAGCTCCCTGCGAGCTCACGTTGTGTCCACTGGCATTGGACGAGCCCGGGCAGAACTCTTTGAGAAGCAGATTGTTCAGCATGGTGGCCAGATATGCTCTGCCCAGACCCCAGGGGTCACTCACATTGTGGTGGATGAAGGCATGGACTGTGAGCGGGCCCTCCGCCTCCTCAGACTGTCCCAACTGCCCCCAGGTGCTCAACTGGTAAAGTCAACCTGGCTGAGCTCCTGCCTACAGGAGAGAAGACTGGTGGACACAGCTGGATTTAGCATCTTCATGCCCAACAG GTATGTGGATCAACCACAGCCCAGCAAAGTGGACCAAGACTCTTCTGCTCCTCCTGGCACTCATGGGATTCTGTCTAGGACAGCCCTttctcctctgcctcctcctACCAGAGCTGTGTCTCCTCCCCAAAAGGCAGAAGAG CCCAGCTCCGATGATGAAACCAGTGATGGGGAAGGGCCCCAGGTTAGCACAGCTGATCTGGAAGCTCTGATCAGCGGCCGTTACCCAACCCCACCTGAGGGAGATGGCAAGCCTGGCCCAGTCCCAGAGGCCCTGGATAAGTGGGTCTGTGCACAGCCCTCAAGCCAGAAGATGACCAACCACAACCCACACATCACAGAGAAGCTGGAAGTGCTGGCCAAAGCCTACAGCGTCCAGGGAGATAAGTGGAGAGCTCTGGGTTATGCCAAAGCCATCAATGCCCTCAAGAGCTTCCACAAGCCTGTTAGCTCCTACCAG GAGGCCTGCAGCATCCCTGGGATTGGGAAGCGGATGGCTGAGAAAATCATGGAGATCCTGGAGAGTGGGCATCTGCGGAAACTGGACCACATCAGTGAGAGCGTGCCTATCTTGGAACTCTTTTCCAACATCTGGGGAGCTGGGACCAAGACTGCCCAGATGTGGTACCATCAG GGTTTCCGGAATCTGGAAGACATACGCAGCCTGGCCTCCCTGACTGCCCAGCAGGCCATTGGCCTGAAACATTATGATGACTTCCTGCAACGCATGCCCAGAGAGGAGGCTGCAGAGATTGAGCAGACA GTCCGGGTGTCAGCCCAGGCCTTCAGCCCTGGGCTGCTATGTGTGGCATGTGGCTCTTACCGCCGGGGGAAGACGACCTGTGGTGATGTGGATGTGCTCATCACTCACCCAGATGGCCGGTCCCACCAGGGCATCTTCAGTCGTCTCCTTGACAGCCTTCGGCAGCAAG GGTTCCTCACAGATGACTTGGTGAGCAAGGAGGAGAACGGCCAGCAACAGAAGTACCTGGGTGTATGCCAGCTCCCAGGGCCAGGGCGGAGACACCGACGACTAGACATTATTGTGGTTCCCTACAGTGAGTTTGCCTGCGCCCTGCTCTACTTCACTGGCTCTGCTCACTTCAACCGGTCCATGCGGGCTCTGGCCAAGACTAAGGGCATGAGCCTGTCAGAACATGCCCTCAGCACAGCTGTGGTCCGGAACACTCAAGGTGTCAAGATGGCTCCTGGCCGAGTGCTACCCACACCCACCGAGAAGGACGTCTTCACACTCTTAGGCCTACCCTACCGAGAACCAGCAGAGCGCGACTGGTGA
- the Poll gene encoding DNA polymerase lambda isoform X1 — translation MDPRGILKAFPKRKKSHVNPSSKALTKIPKREEGEEAGEWLSSLRAHVVSTGIGRARAELFEKQIVQHGGQICSAQTPGVTHIVVDEGMDCERALRLLRLSQLPPGAQLVKSTWLSSCLQERRLVDTAGFSIFMPNRYVDQPQPSKVDQDSSAPPGTHGILSRTALSPLPPPTRAVSPPQKAEEVPSSQVQPSSDDETSDGEGPQVSTADLEALISGRYPTPPEGDGKPGPVPEALDKWVCAQPSSQKMTNHNPHITEKLEVLAKAYSVQGDKWRALGYAKAINALKSFHKPVSSYQEACSIPGIGKRMAEKIMEILESGHLRKLDHISESVPILELFSNIWGAGTKTAQMWYHQGFRNLEDIRSLASLTAQQAIGLKHYDDFLQRMPREEAAEIEQTVRVSAQAFSPGLLCVACGSYRRGKTTCGDVDVLITHPDGRSHQGIFSRLLDSLRQQGFLTDDLVSKEENGQQQKYLGVCQLPGPGRRHRRLDIIVVPYSEFACALLYFTGSAHFNRSMRALAKTKGMSLSEHALSTAVVRNTQGVKMAPGRVLPTPTEKDVFTLLGLPYREPAERDW, via the exons ATGGACCCCAGGGGCATCTTGAAGGCATTTCCCAAGAGAAAGAAAAGTCATGTCAATCCATCATCAAAAGCATTGACAAAGATTCCCAAGAGGGAAGAGGGAGAAGAAGCAGGAG AGTGGCTGAGCTCCCTGCGAGCTCACGTTGTGTCCACTGGCATTGGACGAGCCCGGGCAGAACTCTTTGAGAAGCAGATTGTTCAGCATGGTGGCCAGATATGCTCTGCCCAGACCCCAGGGGTCACTCACATTGTGGTGGATGAAGGCATGGACTGTGAGCGGGCCCTCCGCCTCCTCAGACTGTCCCAACTGCCCCCAGGTGCTCAACTGGTAAAGTCAACCTGGCTGAGCTCCTGCCTACAGGAGAGAAGACTGGTGGACACAGCTGGATTTAGCATCTTCATGCCCAACAG GTATGTGGATCAACCACAGCCCAGCAAAGTGGACCAAGACTCTTCTGCTCCTCCTGGCACTCATGGGATTCTGTCTAGGACAGCCCTttctcctctgcctcctcctACCAGAGCTGTGTCTCCTCCCCAAAAGGCAGAAGAGGTACCAAGCTCCCAAGTCCAG CCCAGCTCCGATGATGAAACCAGTGATGGGGAAGGGCCCCAGGTTAGCACAGCTGATCTGGAAGCTCTGATCAGCGGCCGTTACCCAACCCCACCTGAGGGAGATGGCAAGCCTGGCCCAGTCCCAGAGGCCCTGGATAAGTGGGTCTGTGCACAGCCCTCAAGCCAGAAGATGACCAACCACAACCCACACATCACAGAGAAGCTGGAAGTGCTGGCCAAAGCCTACAGCGTCCAGGGAGATAAGTGGAGAGCTCTGGGTTATGCCAAAGCCATCAATGCCCTCAAGAGCTTCCACAAGCCTGTTAGCTCCTACCAG GAGGCCTGCAGCATCCCTGGGATTGGGAAGCGGATGGCTGAGAAAATCATGGAGATCCTGGAGAGTGGGCATCTGCGGAAACTGGACCACATCAGTGAGAGCGTGCCTATCTTGGAACTCTTTTCCAACATCTGGGGAGCTGGGACCAAGACTGCCCAGATGTGGTACCATCAG GGTTTCCGGAATCTGGAAGACATACGCAGCCTGGCCTCCCTGACTGCCCAGCAGGCCATTGGCCTGAAACATTATGATGACTTCCTGCAACGCATGCCCAGAGAGGAGGCTGCAGAGATTGAGCAGACA GTCCGGGTGTCAGCCCAGGCCTTCAGCCCTGGGCTGCTATGTGTGGCATGTGGCTCTTACCGCCGGGGGAAGACGACCTGTGGTGATGTGGATGTGCTCATCACTCACCCAGATGGCCGGTCCCACCAGGGCATCTTCAGTCGTCTCCTTGACAGCCTTCGGCAGCAAG GGTTCCTCACAGATGACTTGGTGAGCAAGGAGGAGAACGGCCAGCAACAGAAGTACCTGGGTGTATGCCAGCTCCCAGGGCCAGGGCGGAGACACCGACGACTAGACATTATTGTGGTTCCCTACAGTGAGTTTGCCTGCGCCCTGCTCTACTTCACTGGCTCTGCTCACTTCAACCGGTCCATGCGGGCTCTGGCCAAGACTAAGGGCATGAGCCTGTCAGAACATGCCCTCAGCACAGCTGTGGTCCGGAACACTCAAGGTGTCAAGATGGCTCCTGGCCGAGTGCTACCCACACCCACCGAGAAGGACGTCTTCACACTCTTAGGCCTACCCTACCGAGAACCAGCAGAGCGCGACTGGTGA